A genomic segment from Thermoplasmataceae archaeon encodes:
- a CDS encoding SDR family oxidoreductase codes for MSKIIISGVGNGMGCNISRFLKSKSHELGILSRGDVGENVAKALGAFYGRCNLLDFENTKNTFSEIVHHLGKLDGVVHLAGGYFGKKMLKK; via the coding sequence ATGTCTAAAATAATCATATCTGGCGTTGGAAATGGTATGGGTTGTAATATATCCAGATTCCTTAAATCAAAGAGCCATGAACTTGGCATCTTATCCCGAGGTGATGTGGGAGAAAACGTGGCCAAGGCCCTTGGAGCTTTTTATGGAAGATGCAACCTTTTGGATTTTGAAAACACAAAGAATACTTTCAGTGAAATAGTTCATCACCTCGGTAAACTTGACGGAGTGGTTCACCTTGCAGGAGGATATTTTGGAAAAAAAATGTTGAAGAAATAG